Proteins co-encoded in one Amia ocellicauda isolate fAmiCal2 chromosome 11, fAmiCal2.hap1, whole genome shotgun sequence genomic window:
- the LOC136762717 gene encoding protocadherin alpha-8-like, protein MKHRHHRKRWEYRWTFLHFVFLLFSWKGVSAQIRYSIEEEMQSRAVVGNIARDLGFNIEKLRDRGFRVVSGSKEQLFQVNQMDGALFVNGNIDREELCHKNSKCFINLKAVIENPLEMHHIEVEILDINDHSPNFPEKDKRLEIAESAMPGARFHLQGAYDPDVGINSIRSYKLKQNDNFQLEVKDRGEDKKIPVLVLQKALDRERKPQHILLLTACDGGTPERSGILKITVIVIDINDNAPVFDQEIYSVTVKENIPIGTFLIKVNATDLDDGPNGEVFYSLGNAIGSKEYEVFDLDVNTGEIKVKGIIDFEEHRNYELEIQATDKGQVPFTVDCSVFVKVEDVNDNRPEIEITSLSNVIPEDGHPGTVVALMGVTDLDSGTNGQIVCTIPENVPFELRPSSRENFYSLVTNRKLDREVTSVYNVTIIANDLGIPSLSSCKSLTVVVSDVNDNSPKFTQNPYSVYLLENNVPGASIFSVSATDADLNENALVSYMLGNYFVDTQVTSFLNINSENGNIYALKSFDFEQLKTFKFQVIAKDSGVPFLTSNVTVNVFILDQNDNAPVILSPLSPNGSAEAVEEIPRNVKADYLVTKMRAYDADIGYNAWLSYSLEQITDPSLFTLDRYTGQIKTIRPITEADDNEHKLIIQVKDNGNVSLSTTATVLITIVENKEAFAVSDFKSPVKNVEQNNVTFYLIITLGSVSVLFLFSIITLIIMQCSRSKYNSAESRDKNYADVSGNGTLCHSIQYRAGEKRYMLVGPRMSIGSAIVPGSNGNTLRVPENGRNSFLEYWKKCHNMKVMSTMEH, encoded by the exons ATGAAACACAGGCACCACAGAAAACGATGGGAATATCGTTGGACGTTTCtccattttgtgtttcttttgttCTCCTGGAAAGGGGTTTCGGCACAAATAAGATATTCGATTGAAGAGGAAATGCAGTCTAGGGCAGTTGTGGGAAATATTGCTCGGGATCTAGGGTTCAATATTGAAAAATTGAGGGACCGGGGGTTTCGTGTTGTCTCCGGATCTAAAGAACAGCTTTTTCAGGTAAATCAAATGGACGGAGCTTTATTTGTCAATGGGAATATAGACAGGGAAGAATTATGCCATAAGAACAGTAAATGCTTTATTAACCTTAAAGCGGTCATTGAAAATCCTCTGGAAATGCATCATATTGAAGTAGAAATTCTGGATATAAATGATCATTCACCGAATTTCCCCGAAAAGGATAAACGCTTGGAAATAGCAGAGTCTGCAATGCCGGGAGCGCGATTCCACTTGCAAGGTGCGTATGACCCAGATGTGGGCATTAATTCAATACGATCTtataaactgaaacaaaacgACAACTTTCAGTTAGAAGTGAAAGATCGAGGGGAAGATAAGAAAATTCCCGTCCTAGTTTTACAAAAGGCCttagacagagagaggaaacCGCAGCATATTTTACTCCTGACAGCCTGTGATGGGGGAACACCGGAGAGATCGGGGATTCTCAAAATCACTGTAATAGTCATAGATATCAATGACAATGCACCTGTTTTTGATCAAGAAATCTATTCAGTAACTGTCAAGGAAAACATACCCATCGgtacttttttaattaaagtgaaTGCAACAGATTTGGATGATGGGCCTAACGGAGAGGTGTTTTATTCCTTGGGTAATGCTATAGGAAGTAAAGAATATGAAGTATTTGATTTGGATGTCAACACCGGGGAAATCAAAGTGAAAGGAATAATAGATTTTGAGGAACATCGGAATTATGAATTAGAGATACAAGCGACGGATAAAGGACAAGTCCCGTTTACTGTGGATTGCAGCGTTTTTGTAAAGGTCGAAGATGTGAACGACAACAGGCCAGAGATAGAAATCACTTCTTTGTCTAATGTGATACCCGAGGACGGGCACCCAGGTACTGTGGTGGCGCTCATGGGTGTTACAGATCTGGATTCTGGCACGAATGGCCAGATTGTGTGCACCATACCCGAAAACGTGCCTTTCGAGCTGAGACCATCGTCTAGGGAGAATTTCTATTCCTTAGTGACCAATCGTAAATTAGACCGAGAGGTCACGTCTGTGTATAATGTTACTATAATTGCAAATGATCTAGGTATTCCTTCTTTGTCATCTTGTAAATCTCTCACAGTCGTGGTGTCGGATGTAAATGATAACAGTCCCAAATTTACGCAGAATCCATACTCGGTGTATTTGCTTGAGAACAACGTACCCGGTGCCTCCATATTTTCAGTAAGCGCTACAGATGCAGATCTTAATGAAAATGCTTTGGTTTCATACATGTTGGGAAATTATTTTGTGGACACACAAGTAACATCTTTCTTAAACATCAATTCAGAAAACGGTAACATTTATGCATTAAAAAGCTTTGATTTTGAACAGCTTAAAACTTTTAAATTCCAAGTTATAGCAAAAGACTCTGGAGTTCCGTTTCTAACCAGCAACGTCACTGTCAATGTTTTCATCCTTGACCAGAACGACAATGCGCCAGTGATCCTGTCTCCATTGAGCCCTAACGGGTCTGCTGAGGCTGTGGAGGAAATCCCCCGGAATGTGAAGGCAGATTATTTGGTCACTAAAATGAGAGCCTATGACGCAGACATTGGATACAACGCCTGGTTGTCTTATTCCCTGGAGCAGATTACTGACCCCAGTCTCTTTACTTTGGATCGCTATACAGGACAAATCAAGACAATTCGTCCAATCACAGAAGCGGACGACAATGAACATAAATTGATTATTCAGGTGAAAGACAATGGGAACGTGTCACTTTCCACAACAGCAACTGTACTTATCACCATCGTTGAGAATAAGGAAGCTTTTGCAGTGTCTGACTTTAAAAGTCCAGTCAAAAATGTGGAACAAAACAAtgtaactttttatttaattatcacATTGGGTTcagtttctgttttgttcttgttcAGCATCATCACACTCATAATAATGCAGTGTTCCAGATCAAAGTACAATTCAGCAGAGTCCCGGGACAAAAATTACGCAGATGTCAGCGGGAACGGGACCCTGTGCCACAGCATCCAGTACAGAGCCGGGGAGAAACGGTACATGTTAGTCGGACCCAGGATGAGTATAGGGTCTGCTATTGTCCCGGGAAGCAACGGGAACACTCTCCGTGTCCCGGAGAACGGAAGGAACTCATTCCTTGAA TATTGGAAGAAGTGCCATAACATGAAGGTGATGTCGACAATGGAACATTAA
- the LOC136762719 gene encoding protocadherin alpha-8-like: MWISYYAEKKAHLTEGCYGSFVNIVVMKYSAHRTRCEREWTFVHFAFLLLLWKTTSAEIRYSIEEEAKVGTFIGNIAKDLGIDSSRLTDRRFRIVSGAKQELFQVNQKDGSIFVHDVINREEVCSKTSPCYINLKTVIENPLEIHHVVIEIIDINDHSPNFPDKQQRLEISESTLPGARFQLVAAHDPDVGLNALRNYKLSQNDHFELKVEDLSEDNKIPILVLQKPLDRENIPVYNLQLTAFDGGSPQKSGELNITVIVLDINDNAPVFLQEKYSVNLRENSPKGTFVVRVNASDLDDGMNGDVEYSFGSTIRSRVSELFDLHSKTGEIRVKGLIDFEEKRAYEINIQASDKGSVPLVAHCNVFVKIEDVNDNRPEIDVTSLFSSIPEDTNPGTVIALISITDLDSGTNGQVVCTLSESLFDLKPSTQDNFYSLVTKGNLDREAITQYNITVTARDLGSPSLSSFKSISVELSDVNDNTPTFSQNPYTLYLQENNVPGTSIFSVTAYDLDQNENAQVSYKLGNYFMEKTVTSFLNINSDNGNIYALKSFDFEKLKTFSFQVIATDSGAPPLSSNVTVNVFILDQNDNAPVILSPLSPNGSAEAVEEIPRNVNAGYLVTKVRAYDADIGYNAWLSFSLQQVTDSSLFGLDKYTGQIRTLRSLTEADETEHKLIIQVKDNGNLSHSSTATVVILTMEDKEAFAVLDIKNNAKSQEESSLTFYLIVTLASVSFLFVISIVTLVAMQCCRPRRYLNQSYTGDFADVSGNGTLCHSIQYRAGEKRFMVVGPRMSIGSTIGLGSNGNTLVIADNGRRKSGEVRYGYILY; the protein is encoded by the coding sequence ATGTGGATTTCATATTATGCAGAGAAAAAGGCACATTTGACTGAGGGTTGTTACGGATCTTTTGTGAATATTGTCGTCATGAAGTATAGTGCTCACAGGACAAGATGCGAGAGGGAATGGACGTTTGTGCATTTCGCGTTTCTATTGTTGCTGTGGAAAACAACTTCAGCGGAGATACGCTATTCAATAGAGGAGGAAGCTAAAGTGGGAACTTTTATTGGAAATATTGCGAAGGATCTGGGAATCGACTCCAGCAGACTAACCGATCGAAGGTTCCGCATTGTGTCAGGGGCAAAACAGGAGCTTTTCCAGGTAAATCAAAAAGACGGTTCTATATTTGTTCACGATGTTATAAACAGAGAGGAAGTGTGCAGTAAGACCTCCCCGTGTTATATCAACCTCAAAACAGTTATTGAGAATCCGCTTGAAATCCATCACGTTGTAATAGAAATTATCGATATCAATGATCATTCTCCAAATTTTCCAGATAAACAGCAACGCTTAGAAATTTCGGAATCCACTTTGCCTGGAGCTCGATTCCAATTAGTGGCAGCGCACGACCCAGATGTTGGTTTAAATGCCTTACGCAATTATAAACTTAGCCAAAACGACCATTTTGAATTAAAGGTGGAAGATCTAAGCGAAGATAATAAGATTCCCATATTAGTACTGCAGAAACCTTTAGACAGGGAAAATATCCCAGTGTACAATTTGCAACTGACTGCATTTGACGGCGGGAGTCCACAGAAATCGGGCGAGCTTAATATCACTGTTATTGTTCTCGACATCAACGACAATGCACCCGTGTTTCTACAGGAAAAATATTCGGTTAACTTGCGGGAAAATTCCCCCAAAGGTACATTTGTGGTAAGAGTTAATGCATCAGATTTAGATGACGGTATGAATGGAGATGTAGAATACTCCTTTGGAAGTACAATTCGGAGTAGGGTGTCTGAGCTGTTTGATTTGCATAGTAAAACTGGGGAAATCCGAGTTAAAGGGCTTATCGACTTTGAGGAAAAACGAGCATATGAAATTAATATTCAAGCCTCAGATAAGGGATCGGTCCCATTGGTTGCACATTGCAATGTTTTTGTCAAGATTGAGGATGTCAATGACAATAGACCTGAGATTGATGTCACATCTTTGTTTAGCTCAATTCCCGAGGATACAAACCCCGGTACTGTGATAGCTCTGATTAGTATTACTGACCTAGACTCTGGCACGAACGGTCAAGTCGTCTGTACATTGAGTGAAAGCCTATTTGATCTGAAACCTTCGACTCAGGACAATTTTTATTCCTTGGTGACAAAAGGGAATTTGGACAGAGAGGCAATTACCCAGTACAATATAACAGTAACAGCGAGAGATTTAGGAAGCCCCTCCCTGTCGTCTTTTAAATCCATTAGTGTGGAGCTGTCAGATGTCAATGACAATACCCCGACATTTTCACAAAACCCTTACACgttatatttacaagaaaataacgtTCCAGGAACTTCGATATTTTCTGTAACAGCATACGATCTAGATCAAAATGAAAACGCCCAGGTTTCATATAAGCTAGGGAATTACTTCATGGAGAAGACCGTAACTTCTTTTTTGAATATCAATTCCGACAATGGGAATATCTATGCCCTGAAAAGCTTTGACTTTGAAAAACTTAAAACCTTCAGCTTCCAAGTTATAGCGACAGACTCGGGAGCTCCACCGCTCAGCAGCAACGTCACTGTCAACGTTTTCATCCTTGACCAGAACGACAATGCGCCAGTGATCCTGTCTCCATTGAGCCCTAACGGGTCTGCTGAGGCTGTGGAGGAAATTCCCCGGAATGTGAATGCAGGTTACTTGGTCACTAAAGTGAGGGCTTATGACGCTGATATTGGATACAACGCCTGGTTGTCTTTCTCACTTCAGCAAGTTACTGACTCCAGTCTTTTTGGTTTAGATAAATATACAGGACAAATCAGGACACTTCGTTCTCTCACAGAAGCGGACGAGACTGAACATAAACTGATTATACAGGTGAAAGACAATGGGAACTTGTCGCACTCTTCAACAGCAACTGTAGTCATTCTAACTATGGAGGACAAAGAAGCTTTTGCAGTTTTAGACATTAAGAACAATGCTAAATCACAAGAAGAAAGCAGCCTCACTTTTTACTTAATAGTAACCCTGGCATCGGTTTCATTTCTGTTCGTAATCAGTATAGTCACACTTGTTGCCATGCAGTGTTGCAGACCCAGGCGTTATTTGAATCAGAGTTACACCGGAGATTTTGCAGACGTCAGCGGGAACGGGACACTTTGCCACAGTATCCAATACAGAGCCGGGGAGAAGCGTTTCATGGTCGTTGGACCTAGAATGAGCATAGGGTCTACTATTGGCTTAGGAAGCAACGGGAATACTCTTGTCATTGCAGACAATGGAAGGAGAAAATCCGGAGAGGTAAGATACGGTTACATTCTTTATTAA
- the LOC136762720 gene encoding protocadherin alpha-8-like, translated as MSAMRYLGHRERWEYRWTFLHVAFLLFLLKRTSAQIRYSIQEELSKGTFVGNIAKDLGFDPNKIADRRFRIVSGTKQQLFEVNERDGTLLVNQNIDREELCSKISPCYINIKAVVENPLEIHHVTIEIVDVNDYTPSFPHNEKRLEISESAVPGARFQLEGAHDPDVGLNALRLYKLTPNEHFELDVVNLSEYNKIPFLVLQKPLDRERIPVYNLLLAAFDGGKPQKSSTLNITVIVLDINDNAPVFDQPTYSVTLKENSPVGTFVIRLNASDLDEGVNGQVEYSFGNTFRSRVSELFHLDGKTGEIRVKGLIDFEEEQVYEINVQASDKGTTPFTTHCNVFVKIEDVNDNRPEIEVTSVSSVIPEDAQLGTVIALVGLTDLDSGPNGQIVCTLSENMPFDLKPSSEEHFYSLVTKRKLDRESTPLYNITITAHDLGKPSLSSFKTVSVELSDVNDNRPKFSQEPYTLYLLENNPPGASIFSVSTSDADENENALVCYALGNDLMDRTVTSFLNINSENGNIYALKSFDFEELKNFQFQVIAKDAGMPSLSSNVTVNVFIIDQNDNAPIILFPLSENGSAEAVEKIPKNANSGYLVSKVRAYDADIGYNAWLSFSLQQVTDSSLFGLDRYTGQIRTLRPIMETDGSEHKLTIQVKDNGNASFSATATIYVTTYENTESFAVSDINNAAKSVEENSVTFYLIVSLGSVSALFVISIITLIIIQCSRPRGSSKSSRDSKYIDISGNGTLCHSIQYRAGEKRYMLVGPRMSIGSAIVPGSNGNTLRVPENGRRASGEGQLSSHKTELQRSWYGKRRPFYM; from the exons ATGTCCGCCATGAGATATCTCGGTCATAGGGAAAGATGGGAATATCGATGGACATTTCTCCATGTTGCCTTTCTGCTCTTCCTCTTGAAAAGGACCTCGGCTCAGATACGTTATTCCATTCAGGAGGAATTGTCAAAGGGTACCTTTGTTGGGAACATTGCCAAGGATCTGGGTTTCGACCCCAACAAAATTGCAGACCGAAGGTTTCGCATTGTTTCGGGAACAAAACAGCAGCTGTTTGAGGTAAACGAAAGAGACGGTACGTTGCTTGTTAATCAGAATATAGACAGAGAGGAACTGTGTAGCAAAATTTCTCCTTGTTATATTAACATAAAAGCTGTGGTAGAAAACCCGCTTGAAATCCACCATGTTACAATAGAAATTGTGGATGTAAATGATTACACCCCCAGTTTTCCACACAATGAGAAACGCTTGGAGATCTCCGAGTCCGCAGTGCCAGGAGCTCGCTTTCAGCTGGAGGGTGCACACGACCCAGATGTCGGTTTAAATGCCTTGAGATTATATAAACTTACTCCAAACGAACATTTTGAATTGGATGTAGTGAATCTTAGCGAATATAATAAAATCCCGTTTTTAGTTTTACAAAAGCCCTTAGACAGAGAGCGCATCCCCGTGTATAATTTGCTCCTGGCCGCATTTGACGGTGGGAAGCCACAGAAATCTAGCACTCTTAACATTACAGTCATTGTTCTTGACATCAACGACAATGCACCTGTATTTGATCAGCCAACGTATTCCGTCACACTGAAGGAGAACAGTCCGGTTGGCACATTTGTAATACGACTAAATGCATCCGATTTAGACGAGGGTGTTAATGGACAAGTTGAATACTCATTCGGTAACACCTTCAGGAGCAGGGTCTCTGAGCTTTTCCATTTGGACGGTAAAACCGGTGAAATCCGGGTTAAAGGTTTGATTGACTTCGAAGAGGAGCAGGTGTATGAGATTAATGTGCAGGCCTCTGATAAGGGCACGACTCCATTCACGACtcattgtaatgtttttgtaaAGATTGAAGATGTAAACGACAATAGGCCCGAGATAGAAGTCACATCTGTGTCCAGTGTAATTCCAGAAGACGCCCAGCTCGGTACTGTAATAGCTCTGGTCGGCTTGACAGACCTCGATTCTGGTCCGAATGGTCAGATAGTTTGCACATTATCGGAAAACATGCCATTTGATTTGAAACCCTCATCTGAAGAACATTTTTATTCCTTGGTGACAAAGCGTAAGTTAGATAGGGAGTCCACGCCTCTTTACAACATCACAATTACAGCACATGACTTAGGAAAGCCTTCATTATCATCTTTTAAAACCGTCAGTGTTGAGTTATCAGATGTAAATGACAACCGACCCAAATTTTCCCAGGAACCCTACACATTATATTTGCTGGAAAATAATCCCCCTGGGGCGTCCATATTTTCAGTCAGCACGTCTGATGcggatgaaaatgaaaatgcgcTCGTTTGTTATGCACTGGGAAATGATTTGATGGACAGAACGGTAACCTCTTTCTTAAATATCAATTCAGAAAACGGGAATATCTATGCATTGAAAAGTTTTGACTTTGAGGAACTGAAGAACTTTCAATTCCAAGTCATAGCCAAAGATGCCGGAATGCCCTCGCTTAGCAGCAACGTCACCGTGAACGTTTTCATCATCGACCAGAACGACAATGCGCCAATAATCCTGTTCCCCTTAAGCGAGAACGGGTCAGCTGAAGCGGTGGAGAAAATCCCCAAAAATGCAAACTCAGGCTATTTAGTGTCGAAAGTAAGAGCCTATGATGCTGATATAGGATACAACGCTTGGTTATCATTCTCACTACAGCAAGTCACAGACTCCAGTCTGTTTGGTTTGGATCGCTATACAGGACAAATCAGGACACTCCGTCCAATTATGGAAACGGACGGCAGTGAGCATAAATTGACCATTCAGGTGAAAGACAATGGAAACGCTTCTTTCTCTGCAACAGCAACTATATATGTTACTACTTATGAGAACACAGAATCCTTTGCCGTTTCTGACATTAATAATGCAGCCAAAAGTGTTGAGGAAAACAGTGTAAcgttttatttgattgtatCCCTGGGCTCAGTCTCAGCCTTGTTCGTGATCAGCATCATCACCTTAATCATAATCCAGTGCTCCAGACCCAGAGGCTCATCCAAGTCCTCTCGcgattcaaaatacattgacaTCAGCGGGAACGGGACCCTGTGCCACAGCATCCAGTACAGAGCCGGGGAGAAACGGTACATGTTAGTCGGACCCAGGATGAGCATAGGGTCTGCTATTGTCCCGGGAAGCAACGGGAACACACTCCGCGTCCCGGAGAACGGCAGAAGAGCTTCAGGAGAG GGCCAGCTTTCTTCTCACAAAACAGAGCTGCAAAGGAGCTGGTATGGGAAACGACGTCCATTTTATATGTAG
- the LOC136763050 gene encoding protocadherin alpha-8-like encodes MGHVYHRKKWEYRWTFLHFTFMLLFWKMTCAQIRYSIQEELNNGTFVGNIAKDLGFDIGRLANRNLRIVAASKQELFQVNPRDGALSVNQNIDREELCSKSAHCYVNLKAVIENPLEMHHVTVEIMDVNDHSPSFPDNAYRLEIPESAATGARFQLEGAHDPDVGLNALRLYKLSQNEHFQLEIDDLSDDMKIPVLVLHKPLDRERIPVHNLLLTAFDGGNPQRSGTLNITIIVLDVNDNAPVFDQQKYSVTIQENVAIGTFLIRVNATDLDEGGSGDIEYAFGKKFRSRASELFNLDSKTGEITVKGLIDFEEKQSYEINVQASDKGSVPLTSHCNVFVKVEDVNDNRPEIEITSLSSLIPEDAHPGTVVALMGVRDLDSGKNGQMICTLPEHLPFDLKPSSEENFYSLVTKRYLDRESVAQYDITITAKDLGNPSLSSVKTIALELSDVNDNSPKFPQNPYTLYLFENNSPGASIFSVSATDADLNENARVSYALGMEMDRSVTSFLNINHENGNIYALKSFDFEEVKSFQFQVKADDSGIPSLSSNVTVNVYILDQNDNAPVILSPVSPNGSAEAFQEIPRNVNTGYLVTKVRVYDADIGYNAWLSFSLQHVTDDSLFALERHTGEIRTLRPLTEADYIEHKMVVLVKDNGNISLSATATILITTIENTESFAVSDLQNTVKQEDNKLTFYLMVTLGCVSGLFVISIITLVIIQCSGKGKYSSSSSRKTEYIDVSGNGTLCHSIQYRAGDKRYMLVGPRMSIGSAIVPGSNGNTLRVPENDRRASGEVSSGWIFIKHNFVI; translated from the coding sequence ATGGGACATGTATATCACAGAAAAAAATGGGAGTATCGATGGACATTTCTCCATTTTACGTTCATGTTGCTGTTCTGGAAAATGACTTGTGCACAGATACGTTATTCCATTCAGGAGGAATTAAATAATGGTACTTTTGTTGGGAATATTGCAAAGGATCTTGGATTTGACATCGGGAGGCTTGCTAACCGAAATCTTCGTATTGTGGCGGCTTCAAAACAAGAGCTTTTTCAGGTAAATCCAAGGGATGGTGCTTTGTCTGTTAACCAGAATATCGACCGGGAGGAACTGTGCAGTAAAAGCGCCCATTGTTACGTTAACCTTAAGGCTGTCATAGAAAACCCTCTTGAAATGCATCATGTAACGGTAGAAATTATGGATGTAAATGACCATTCTCCCAGTTTTCCAGACAATGCTTACCGCTTGGAAATCCCCGAGTCCGCAGCGACCGGAGCTCGCTTCCAGTTAGAAGGTGCTCATGACCCAGATGTCGGTTTAAATGCCTTGCGTTTGTATAAACTCAGTCAAAACGAGCATTTTCAGTTGGAAATAGACGATCTCAGCGACGACATGAAAATCCCGGTTTTAGTGCTGCACAAACCTTTAGACCGAGAGCGTATCCCAGTTCACAATTTGCTCCTGACTGCCTTTGATGGTGGAAACCCACAGAGATCGGGTACACTTAACATTACTATAATTGTTCTCGACGTTAATGACAATGCGCCTGTGTTTGATCAACAGAAATACTCGGTAACGATACAGGAAAATGTTGCAATTGGCACGTTTTTAATACGAGTTAATGCTACAGATTTGGATGAAGGTGGCAGTGGGGACATAGAGTATGCGTTTGGCAAGAAATTCCGGAGTAGGGCGTCAGAGCTGTTTAATTTGGACAGTAAAACTGGGGAAATTACAGTTAAAGGATTAATTGATTTCGAAGAGAAGCAGTCTTATGAGATTAATGTTCAAGCGTCAGATAAAGGATCTGTGCCTTTAACTTCGCATTGCAATGTATTCGTAAAAGTGGAAGATGTTAACGACAATAGGCCAGAAATAGAGATCACTTCTTTGTCTAGCCTGATTCCCGAAGACGCTCATCCTGGTACTGTGGTAGCGCTGATGGGTGTTAGGGACCTGGATTCAGGAAAGAATGGTCAAATGATCTGCACATTACCCGAACATTTACCATTTGATCTGAAGCCCTCATCTGAGGAAAATTTCTATTCTTTGGTCACGAAGCGGTATTTAGACAGGGAGTCTGTAGCTCAATATGACATTACAATCACTGCGAAGGATTTAGGAAATCCATCTTTATCATCTGTTAAAACGATTGCATTGGAATTATCCGATGTAAATGACAACAGCCCCAAATTTCCCCAAAATCcatatacattgtatttatttgaaaataactCTCCTGGTGCCTCTATATTCTCTGTAAGTGCGACAGATGCCGATCTAAATGAAAATGCCCGTGTTTCCTATGCCCTGGGAATGGAAATGGACAGATCAGTAACATCTTTCTTAAATATCAACCACGAAAACGGTAATATTTATGCTTTGAAGAGCTTTGATTTTGAAGAGGTTAAAAGCTTCCAATTCCAGGTGAAAGCTGACGATTCTGGAATACCATCTCTCAGCAGCAACGTCACAGTGAATGTGTATATCCTAGACCAGAACGACAATGCGCCAGTGATCCTGTCTCCAGTGAGTCCTAACGGGTCTGCTGAAGCGTTCCAGGAGATTCCAAGAAATGTGAACACAGGTTACTTGGTAACTAAAGTGAGAGTATATGATGCTGACATAGGATACAACGCCTGGTTGTCTTTTTCACTCCAACACGTTACTGACGACAGCCTATTTGCTTTGGAGCGTCATACTGGAGAAATCAGGACACTTCGTCCTTTAACGGAAGCAGACTACATTGAACACAAAATGGTGGTTCTGGTGAAAGACAACGGGAATATTTCCCTTTCCGCAACAGCAACTATACTTATTACCACAATCGAAAATACCGAATCGTTCGCCGTTTCTGACCTGCAAAATACAGTGAAACAAGAAGAcaacaaattaacattttatctGATGGTAACACTGGGGTGTGTTTCAGGCTTGTTTGTCATCAGTATCATCACCTTAGTAATAATCCAGTGCTCTGGAAAGGGTAAATATTCATCCAGCTCTTCAAGGAAAACGGAATATATAGACGTAAGTGGGAACGGGACCCTGTGCCACAGCATCCAGTACAGAGCCGGGGATAAACGGTACATGTTAGTCGGACCCAGAATGAGCATAGGGTCTGCTATTGTCCCGGGAAGCAACGGGAACACACTCCGCGTCCCGGAGAACGACAGAAGAGCTTCAGGAGAGGTAAGCTCTGGTTGGATTTTCATTAAGCACAACTTTGTTATTTAA